A window of Methanocaldococcus vulcanius M7 genomic DNA:
AGTTGGGAATTGATAAAGATGTTATAAGGGCAAAGAATGGAATTAAAATTAGAGCTGGAAAAGGTAAAATGAGAGGAAGAAGATACAGAAAACCAAGAAGTGTTTTAGTTGTTGTTGGAGATAAATGCGAAGCAATTTTAGCTTCAAGAAACCTACCAGGAGTTGATGTTATAACCGCAAAGGACTTGGGAATAATACACTTAGCACCTGGAGGAGTTGCTGGACGATTAACTGTTTGGACAGAAAAAGCACTTGAAAAACTAAAAGAGAGATTTGAATAATTTCAATTTTCTAATCTTTGGTAAATCGAAAAATCGTAAAGATGGTAAACATCAATAAAAAAATAACCACTATAACACAACAATAAAAGAAAATATCGAAACAAGGGGATGAAAATGGACGCCTTTGATGTAATAAAAATGCCAGTGGTAACTGAAAAAACAGTTAAAATGATTGAAGAGGAAAATAAATTAGTATTCTATGTAGATAAAAAAGCCACAAAAGAGGATATAAAAAAAGCAATGAAAGAGTTGTTTGATGTGGAAGTTGAAAAAGTAAACACACTAATAACTCCAAAAGGAGAGAAGAAAGCATATGTTAAATTAAAACCAAAATACGATGCAACCAAAATTGCAGCAAGCTTAGGAATCTACTAAAATAGATAAACAGTGAAAATAGTCGAGAAAATATTAACTAAATATCAGGAGTTGTAAAAATTGAAATAAAACTAAAAATTGCAAATTTAACATTAATTAAATATAATAACTAAAAACACTCAACACATAAAAATTTACCTCAAGTGGTGGTGAAAATGGGAAAAAGATTGATCTCTCAAAGAAGAGGTAGAGGATCTTCAGTGTATGCTTGTCCTTCACACAAAAGAAGAGGGGAAGCAAGA
This region includes:
- a CDS encoding 50S ribosomal protein L23 gives rise to the protein MDAFDVIKMPVVTEKTVKMIEEENKLVFYVDKKATKEDIKKAMKELFDVEVEKVNTLITPKGEKKAYVKLKPKYDATKIAASLGIY